One Manis pentadactyla isolate mManPen7 unplaced genomic scaffold, mManPen7.hap1 scaffold_643, whole genome shotgun sequence genomic window carries:
- the LOC130682478 gene encoding phospholipid phosphatase-related protein type 2-like, which yields MCVSDFGCAPDPVAHHRKMYVTLVFCVKGSRLVKSLLCLPLLCPAFLVVVVRVAEYRNHCSDILAGFLTGAAIATFLVTCVVHNFQSRLPSGRRLSPWEDLGQAPTMESPLEKLSVAQSHRTAPAVAT from the exons atgtgtgtcTCTGACTTTGGCTGTGCCCCGGACCCCGTTGCTCatcaccgcaag ATGTACGTGACACTCGTGTTCTGTGTGAAGGGCTCCCGCCTGGTCAAATCCTTGCTCTGCCTGCCCCTGCTGTGCCCTGCCTTCCTGGTGGTCGTGGTCCGCGTGGCTGAGTACCGCAACCACTGTTCAGACATTCTGGCTGGCTTCCTTACCGGAGCAGCCATCGCCACCTTTCTG gtcacCTGTGTCgtgcacaacttccagagccgGCTGCCTTCTGGCCGAAGGCTCTCCCCCTGGGAGGACTTGGGCCAAGCCCCCACCATGGAGAGCCCCCTCGAGAAGTTAAGTGTGGCCCAG